In Pecten maximus chromosome 10, xPecMax1.1, whole genome shotgun sequence, one genomic interval encodes:
- the LOC117336691 gene encoding lysozyme-like: MASLQYQRVWVAGDFLTASSSSHCGGSGGAHFNSSYGGSHAYTTGVVSQKCLDCICRHGSGCRPLGCKWEVIANACGYFQLMEQYWKDCGRPGGSMTACALDLHCSSRCVQNYMSRFIGYSGCAHNCESYARIHAGGPKGCQHSSTLHYWRAIENLGCSANS, encoded by the exons ATGGCCAGTCTTCAATACCAA AGAGTATGGGTGGCCGGGGACTTCTTAACAGCGTCTTCTTCCTCACAttgtggaggtagtggtggGGCACATTTCAACTCCAGTTATGGTGGGAGTCATGCCTACACTACAG gCGTCGTGTCACAAAAGTGTCTCGATTGTATTTGTCGT CACGGATCTGGTTGTAGACCTTTAGGTTGTAAGTGGGAGGTTATCGCTAACGCATGTGGATATTTCCAGCTAATGGAACAGTACTGGAAGGACTGCGGGAGACCAGGGGGTT CAATGACAGCCTGCGCCCTTGACCTGCACTGCTCATCCCGCTGCGTCCAGAACTACATGTCACGATTCATTGGTTATTCAGGATGTGCGCACAACTGTGAGAGTTACGCCAGAATCCATGCCGGTGGACCCAAAGGATGTCAACACAGCAGCACCCTTCATTACTGGAGAGCTATTGAAAATTTAGGGTGCTCGGCTAACAGCTGA